The sequence GAACTGCAGCGGCCGAAACAGCAGCGGCGCCAGATAGGTTTTCAGCAGGTTCAGCCCCGACACCCCCCAGCAGGTGCGCTGGCCTGAGCGCATCAGCGACACAAAGCCGGAGCAGGCCACCGAGGGATCGACCAGGGCGCGTTCGGCCACGGCCACCAGATCCGTGGGGATCAGGGTGTCGGCATGCAGGAAACAGAGCAGCGCCCCACTGGCCTGGCGAGCCCCCTCATTCATCTGCACCGCCCGGCCGGTGGCCGGCGACTGGAGCACCCGCACCCCCGCTCCTGCCGCAATGGCGGTGGTGTGGTCTTGGCTGCCGCCATCCACCACCAGCACCTCCCAGGCCGGCGGGTCGAGGGCCTGCACCCGCTCCAGGGTGGCGGCCAGGCAGGCGGCCTCATTGAGGGTGGGAATGATGATCGAGAGGCGCTGCATGGGGAGTCCGCTCAGGGCCGGCCCACC is a genomic window of Cyanobium sp. NS01 containing:
- a CDS encoding TIGR04283 family arsenosugar biosynthesis glycosyltransferase; protein product: MQRLSIIIPTLNEAACLAATLERVQALDPPAWEVLVVDGGSQDHTTAIAAGAGVRVLQSPATGRAVQMNEGARQASGALLCFLHADTLIPTDLVAVAERALVDPSVACSGFVSLMRSGQRTCWGVSGLNLLKTYLAPLLFRPLQFLRGLRLLFGDQVMITRRHTFWSGGGFDEALPLLEDGDLCFRLLKQGRIRLIRRVVVSSDRRVRAWGAGKAMATYLGIGILWGLGLPPRHLRRFYDDVR